The Paenibacillus macerans genome includes a window with the following:
- a CDS encoding DUF7601 domain-containing protein: MKRRGRVRTSLVSFCMAIVIALQSVTFSAAAYAENASDGFGTAAEPSSVSEAVYAAPDEPSSVPEAVYAPPVNFALMAADPKDKTAVLVNANPTFNLTVKQGDPAVVIQPGGEINGRDNFTIALNDIAVPTQGDYPSAPPDTVIQQGDYAVLDKTTYFPEVNLTPAGPMPITQGSLKIATVQFFDDSIKITFDGAGVYDGGRNSVKIGFSANAKAADQTPGGGGEANIFGDGYKFKNSALVPEYTIVASSLSNGGYDSGINNPSFQEGAITWRAVVTATDKDDKTIPMPLDGLTFSDELANVGVYVPGSFLVDGIAADPAFAADRTLSYKFPEVSTKENVKSKATITFKTWIPKKAYYNEKNGNFADQYGWYRIDNAAKLLDDTADMKALSNTHRIAIRPNWIAVSGKPSKSGNDTLITWTVVVNQRINNNSVLSKSGLQNVKIADKLPDGTDFVSATYKNGDNGTNTPITRNAAGEYDIGTVIGGKLDGPLYMTVVTRVTDSSKATFDYTARANWELNVMDEGTAIQNNDATDWTAPAAVVETAQVKIGAHAFTKSAATTTALHNIAGTKWTINLTLQYNLDAPVVYDLLIHGGSLDVLNNLDDANYDKIPKTTLDAIRSQIDDKQLWQKYREGTLTVNSGGLTGKVIPLTVDGEPVADLIKVTGYKGDVPGSVSFEAITTNPDNLFSQENAGNTWSNRALLFDGDDYMSRAEANTSNYVRMLNKEMLYANTVGVEGVAADWNRNYYGQYSGSIWTRSILVNDPNWYTDNSRPDNYILAGYDRKDRTVTFRLAVNMPGFNTEEMAKDGGTRVASDIKLVDTLPDGWEFVDLAPGEAYRLYKGGTGYRTDGKGGNGRYAQAVSEISAGTPQHVVSFSKNGNVGTFTFSKLESPYVILVKARPTNAKLATYQIGNNDAGENQAEFSMKWGDKSYSTTEKHRIIVPVQSLSKTAKKPVSGVQEWTVNYTPPFKMEKGVYLLDTLAKGLKLRKNAEGGLSLEPSDIAVYPGKMKPDGSLERDGGPLNLADPNSEVKVTAGTDPATGGSTLRFDFADPNKFYQIVYQTESQGMQPGTAGNSIKLMGDDTLPPIEAQSSIMLDANDVAGSANENGLLYLLKIGPDEKTPLKDVKFKLYNPDGTPAKDMNNDEMEEKTTGPDGKTSFIIQVPGDYLLKQTYIDPDTYLPTTTVYRVRVIDAPGKPVLVDGQKVDSNNPLKVPTPAQGKLTITNKVEGNGSDLGKVFEYTVIFTGEGKDGEYTYKKPDNTFGTIKSGDKINLKNGESATLPALPAGLTYTVTEADYTTVDGYTTEPETREYSGTIVNKNDHKADFVNKRNVHNLIVSNTVTGIGAERDKPFKYTVTFDGTGKGQTYNYEHSDGKTGTITSGGTFELKHGETFKIKDLPDNLKYTITQDGYKNDGYATTPETLVDEGVMAGADREADFSNERTVNKLTISNTVMGNGGDKTKEFEYTVIFEDTGKDGSYAYTKSDGKTNTPGTIKSGESFTLKDGETLEIVGLPKDLKYTVTQKDYTTDEYVTTPEERHYTGVMVGKDEVAPFTNVRVIEGGLIISNTVKGKDDDKKKPFTYTVTFTGEGADKSYSYEKSDGSKGTITSGDTFELTDGQTFVVQGLPTYLKYSVTQGDYSKDGYVTDPVSFERTGTIPEKKVAEAHFVNTRPYLEGVLRDNNTGEIIPNAEIIVTNKKTNETQKIRTNEKGEYSVPAAADTDYTITYTKWYQASGKDVPVEFTQKANVDGSVKDETVPADITAVGIVLFKQLDGTTELFNESFTSNMRIYLKDKNNKYIEENGKPKAFPMASNGTFSVEGLSEQKYTMEVRYQAETGEELLIKVTQLDVKADGELNISEELVDPYGTVYDETTGNATTGKKIEGAKVTLYYANTQRNVEKGRIPDTKVTLPPFPNFPPHDNASPEQDSDANGFYAYMVFPEADYYLIVTKDGYETYRSDTISVDFDIVKHDVPMKPIRSGGGSGGGGGGNGPEPEPEPGKPQPQNPVSGNGDSRSDNDVNGADNVGTPVDDSNTETGNVNSPTDDGNADIPTDNSNTEVGNVDIPSDNSNTEVGNVGIPSDNSKPETGSVDIPTGNGSSELDDVPQTGDNSAPPTFYMALALMSLITIGLCLLGSKKKKHIQ, from the coding sequence ATGAAACGAAGAGGTCGTGTAAGAACATCTTTAGTATCTTTCTGCATGGCGATAGTGATCGCCTTGCAGTCAGTGACGTTCTCTGCTGCAGCTTATGCGGAGAACGCGTCAGATGGTTTCGGGACAGCGGCCGAACCGTCGTCGGTATCTGAGGCGGTGTACGCTGCGCCAGACGAACCATCGTCAGTGCCTGAGGCGGTGTACGCTCCGCCGGTCAATTTTGCACTGATGGCGGCAGACCCGAAGGACAAAACGGCGGTGTTGGTGAACGCCAATCCGACGTTTAACCTCACAGTGAAGCAGGGTGACCCTGCGGTTGTGATTCAGCCGGGGGGCGAGATTAACGGACGGGACAACTTTACCATTGCCCTGAACGATATCGCCGTGCCGACCCAGGGCGACTATCCCAGTGCTCCGCCCGATACCGTAATTCAGCAAGGGGATTATGCCGTCCTGGATAAGACGACCTACTTCCCTGAAGTGAATTTAACGCCTGCAGGTCCTATGCCAATCACTCAAGGCAGCCTGAAAATTGCTACCGTTCAGTTTTTTGACGATTCCATCAAAATTACGTTTGATGGCGCAGGGGTATATGACGGCGGTAGAAACAGTGTCAAAATCGGCTTTTCCGCTAACGCCAAGGCGGCGGATCAGACCCCCGGCGGCGGCGGGGAAGCGAATATTTTCGGAGACGGCTATAAGTTTAAAAACTCGGCTTTGGTGCCGGAGTATACCATTGTCGCCAGTTCCTTAAGCAACGGCGGCTATGACAGCGGGATCAACAACCCCTCTTTTCAAGAGGGCGCTATTACATGGCGAGCGGTTGTGACTGCCACCGACAAGGATGATAAGACCATCCCCATGCCGCTGGACGGGTTGACCTTCTCTGATGAGCTTGCGAACGTCGGCGTATATGTGCCTGGGTCCTTCTTGGTGGATGGAATTGCGGCAGATCCTGCTTTTGCTGCTGATCGCACGCTTTCCTACAAGTTCCCAGAGGTATCCACTAAAGAAAACGTCAAAAGCAAGGCGACTATCACCTTCAAAACGTGGATTCCTAAGAAAGCTTATTACAATGAAAAGAACGGCAATTTTGCTGATCAGTATGGATGGTACCGCATTGATAATGCCGCAAAGCTTTTGGATGACACTGCCGATATGAAGGCTTTATCAAATACCCATCGGATTGCCATACGCCCTAACTGGATTGCAGTGAGCGGCAAGCCCAGCAAGAGCGGAAACGATACGCTGATCACATGGACGGTTGTGGTCAACCAGAGAATCAACAATAACAGCGTGCTGTCTAAATCCGGCTTGCAGAATGTTAAGATTGCAGACAAGCTGCCAGACGGGACGGATTTTGTGTCCGCAACCTATAAGAATGGGGACAACGGTACGAATACTCCAATAACCCGCAACGCTGCAGGGGAGTACGACATCGGAACCGTCATCGGCGGGAAACTGGACGGCCCTCTCTATATGACGGTCGTGACGAGGGTGACAGACAGCAGCAAGGCAACCTTCGACTATACAGCGCGTGCAAACTGGGAATTGAATGTAATGGATGAAGGAACCGCCATCCAGAACAACGATGCGACCGACTGGACCGCTCCCGCTGCCGTTGTGGAAACCGCACAGGTTAAAATCGGCGCACATGCCTTCACGAAAAGTGCCGCCACAACCACCGCACTGCACAACATCGCAGGCACCAAGTGGACGATAAACTTGACGCTGCAGTACAACCTGGATGCTCCAGTCGTCTATGATTTGCTGATTCATGGCGGTTCTCTCGATGTGCTGAATAATCTGGATGATGCGAATTATGATAAGATACCGAAGACAACTCTCGATGCCATCAGGAGCCAAATCGACGACAAGCAGCTCTGGCAGAAATACCGCGAGGGTACGCTGACTGTGAATAGCGGCGGACTGACCGGCAAAGTGATCCCCTTGACGGTGGACGGCGAGCCGGTGGCGGATCTTATCAAAGTGACCGGGTATAAAGGAGATGTGCCGGGGAGCGTTTCCTTTGAGGCCATCACAACCAACCCGGATAACCTGTTTAGCCAGGAAAACGCCGGAAACACATGGAGCAACCGGGCGCTGCTCTTCGATGGCGACGATTATATGAGTCGCGCCGAGGCCAACACCTCGAACTATGTGCGGATGTTGAACAAGGAGATGCTGTATGCCAACACGGTGGGTGTAGAGGGGGTTGCAGCCGATTGGAACCGAAATTATTATGGCCAATATAGCGGCAGCATATGGACGCGGTCAATTCTAGTAAACGATCCGAACTGGTATACGGACAACTCCCGTCCTGACAATTACATCCTGGCAGGCTATGACCGCAAGGATAGAACGGTCACTTTCCGGCTGGCGGTGAACATGCCGGGCTTCAATACGGAAGAGATGGCCAAGGATGGCGGCACCCGCGTAGCCAGCGACATCAAGCTGGTGGATACGTTACCGGATGGCTGGGAGTTTGTAGATCTTGCTCCGGGCGAGGCTTATAGGCTATATAAAGGTGGTACGGGCTATAGAACCGACGGTAAAGGCGGGAATGGTAGATATGCCCAGGCCGTTTCGGAAATTTCGGCGGGTACGCCTCAGCATGTAGTGAGCTTCTCCAAGAATGGCAATGTAGGCACATTCACCTTCTCCAAGCTGGAGAGTCCCTACGTCATTCTGGTTAAGGCGCGTCCGACCAATGCCAAGCTGGCGACCTACCAGATAGGCAACAATGATGCCGGTGAGAATCAGGCTGAGTTCTCCATGAAATGGGGAGACAAGTCTTATAGCACCACCGAAAAGCACAGAATCATTGTGCCTGTGCAGTCTCTGAGCAAGACGGCGAAAAAGCCTGTTTCCGGCGTGCAGGAATGGACAGTGAACTATACGCCTCCGTTCAAAATGGAGAAAGGCGTCTATTTGCTGGATACCCTTGCCAAAGGGCTGAAGCTGCGCAAAAATGCGGAGGGTGGTCTATCTCTCGAACCTTCCGATATCGCAGTTTATCCTGGCAAGATGAAGCCGGACGGCAGCCTGGAGCGTGACGGAGGGCCGCTGAATCTAGCGGATCCGAATAGTGAAGTGAAGGTTACCGCAGGCACAGACCCGGCAACTGGGGGATCGACGCTTAGGTTTGATTTTGCCGACCCGAACAAGTTCTATCAGATCGTTTACCAGACCGAATCTCAGGGCATGCAGCCGGGAACGGCCGGCAATTCCATCAAGCTGATGGGCGACGATACCCTTCCGCCGATCGAAGCGCAGAGCAGTATTATGCTGGACGCAAACGATGTGGCGGGAAGCGCAAATGAAAATGGGCTGCTCTACCTCCTGAAGATTGGTCCCGACGAGAAAACACCGCTGAAGGACGTCAAGTTCAAGCTATATAATCCTGATGGTACTCCGGCCAAGGATATGAACAACGATGAGATGGAAGAAAAAACGACTGGTCCGGACGGCAAGACGAGTTTCATTATTCAAGTACCGGGTGATTACTTGCTCAAGCAGACGTATATTGATCCTGATACTTACTTGCCTACGACTACGGTGTACCGGGTGCGTGTCATCGATGCGCCGGGTAAGCCTGTCCTCGTTGACGGACAGAAGGTGGATTCGAACAATCCGCTGAAGGTGCCCACACCGGCCCAAGGCAAGCTGACCATCACCAATAAGGTGGAGGGCAACGGTAGCGATCTGGGCAAAGTGTTCGAATACACCGTGATCTTCACCGGCGAAGGCAAGGATGGAGAGTATACCTATAAGAAGCCGGATAATACGTTTGGCACGATCAAGAGCGGAGACAAGATTAACCTCAAGAACGGGGAATCTGCAACGCTCCCGGCACTGCCAGCGGGTCTGACCTATACCGTAACCGAGGCCGATTATACAACCGTTGACGGTTACACGACTGAGCCGGAGACGAGAGAATATTCCGGCACAATCGTGAATAAAAACGACCACAAAGCGGATTTCGTCAACAAGCGAAACGTTCACAATCTGATCGTCAGCAATACCGTCACGGGGATCGGTGCAGAGCGGGACAAGCCGTTTAAGTACACGGTGACCTTTGATGGTACAGGTAAGGGTCAAACCTACAACTATGAGCATTCAGACGGTAAGACGGGCACGATCACTTCTGGTGGCACCTTCGAGCTCAAGCATGGTGAGACCTTTAAAATTAAAGACCTTCCCGACAACTTGAAGTATACGATCACCCAGGACGGTTACAAGAACGACGGCTACGCGACCACCCCTGAGACATTGGTTGATGAGGGCGTCATGGCGGGCGCCGATCGCGAAGCGGACTTCTCCAATGAACGGACCGTCAACAAGCTGACGATCAGCAATACGGTCATGGGCAACGGCGGCGACAAGACGAAGGAGTTCGAGTACACCGTCATCTTTGAGGATACAGGCAAGGATGGAAGCTACGCGTATACGAAGTCGGATGGCAAGACGAATACACCGGGCACGATCAAGTCTGGCGAATCCTTCACACTTAAGGATGGAGAGACGCTGGAAATTGTGGGTCTGCCTAAGGATCTGAAATACACTGTGACTCAGAAGGACTACACAACTGACGAATATGTGACCACGCCTGAGGAACGGCATTATACCGGGGTCATGGTGGGCAAAGATGAAGTTGCCCCGTTCACGAACGTGCGAGTCATCGAAGGCGGCCTGATCATCAGCAACACGGTTAAAGGCAAAGACGACGACAAGAAGAAGCCGTTCACGTACACAGTCACCTTCACAGGCGAAGGAGCGGACAAATCCTACTCCTATGAGAAGTCGGACGGCAGCAAGGGCACGATCACGAGCGGAGACACCTTCGAGCTTACAGATGGCCAAACGTTCGTTGTGCAAGGACTTCCGACGTATCTCAAGTATTCGGTGACCCAGGGTGATTATTCGAAGGACGGTTATGTGACGGATCCTGTGAGTTTTGAACGCACAGGCACCATTCCGGAGAAAAAAGTGGCCGAAGCACACTTTGTCAATACCCGCCCGTATCTGGAAGGTGTGTTGCGTGACAACAACACAGGAGAAATCATTCCGAATGCGGAAATCATTGTGACTAACAAGAAGACCAACGAAACGCAGAAGATCCGGACGAATGAGAAGGGTGAATATTCCGTCCCAGCTGCGGCCGATACCGACTATACGATCACATATACGAAGTGGTATCAGGCAAGCGGGAAGGATGTCCCTGTCGAGTTCACGCAAAAAGCAAATGTGGACGGCAGCGTGAAGGACGAGACCGTTCCGGCGGACATTACGGCGGTAGGGATCGTTCTGTTCAAGCAGTTGGATGGAACAACTGAGTTATTCAACGAGTCGTTTACCAGCAATATGCGTATCTATTTGAAGGACAAGAACAACAAGTATATTGAGGAAAACGGCAAGCCCAAGGCGTTTCCGATGGCTTCGAACGGAACTTTCTCCGTGGAAGGGCTGAGCGAGCAGAAGTACACCATGGAAGTTCGCTATCAAGCCGAGACCGGCGAGGAACTGCTCATCAAAGTGACACAGCTGGACGTAAAGGCAGACGGAGAGCTGAATATCTCCGAGGAATTGGTCGACCCTTACGGTACGGTTTATGATGAAACGACAGGAAATGCCACCACTGGGAAGAAAATTGAGGGAGCCAAAGTTACACTGTATTATGCGAATACGCAGCGGAATGTAGAAAAAGGGCGCATTCCGGATACGAAAGTAACGCTCCCTCCGTTTCCGAATTTTCCGCCGCACGACAACGCGAGCCCAGAGCAGGATAGCGACGCAAATGGCTTCTATGCGTACATGGTGTTTCCTGAAGCGGATTACTATCTGATCGTAACGAAGGACGGATACGAGACGTACAGGAGCGATACGATCTCTGTCGATTTTGACATTGTAAAACACGACGTGCCAATGAAGCCAATCCGTTCCGGTGGCGGTAGTGGCGGCGGCGGTGGCGGAAATGGACCCGAGCCAGAGCCTGAACCGGGCAAGCCCCAGCCGCAAAATCCTGTGTCTGGCAACGGCGATAGTAGAAGCGACAATGACGTCAATGGAGCTGACAACGTCGGCACTCCAGTTGACGACAGCAACACCGAAACCGGCAACGTCAACAGCCCAACCGACGACGGCAACGCCGACATTCCGACCGACAATAGCAACACCGAAGTCGGCAATGTCGACATTCCGAGCGACAACAGCAACACCGAAGTCGGCAACGTCGGCATTCCGAGCGACAACAGCAAACCCGAAACCGGCAGCGTCGATATTCCAACCGGCAACGGCAGCAGCGAGCTGGATGATGTTCCGCAAACCGGGGATAACAGCGCACCGCCAACATTCTATATGGCTTTGGCGCTGATGTCCTTGATTACGATCGGACTTTGTCTGCTCGGCAGCAAGAAGAAAAAGCACATCCAGTAA
- a CDS encoding dockerin codes for MSTQRKWLLALLSAMLTVPLTGTATALAETPQSSAITQSEESIQASLSDMPASLRPSIEWVYKNRMLKENSVGRKNLIFDQIFAGKGTINYVVRWQSAKNLALQQRQDIERMLGRQLNNWTKHLKGYDGWPYGDIPVKVVGWAVANPAQILNKQPNEIVYTQTIVDELSKTDPRIPAALPVAPSALSRFDHFTDPNYAYPGGLDKRFDMYLWGTTNFGGGAGGDWGQRMSDDYILSTVNNNEIQITEHEIGHGFGMPDFYGENDRPQGGFPVPTIMWAGNSAKITDWDVWLLRYTWSQLKQDSQRFRL; via the coding sequence ATGTCCACACAGCGAAAATGGTTGTTAGCTCTTCTGTCCGCAATGTTGACGGTCCCCCTGACCGGAACCGCCACGGCCTTGGCCGAGACGCCGCAGAGTTCTGCGATAACGCAAAGCGAAGAGTCTATCCAAGCCTCATTGTCCGACATGCCTGCATCATTGAGACCTTCCATTGAATGGGTCTACAAGAACCGCATGTTGAAGGAAAATTCCGTAGGCCGTAAAAATTTGATTTTTGACCAAATCTTTGCCGGTAAGGGAACGATCAATTATGTGGTGCGCTGGCAGTCGGCCAAAAATTTGGCGCTACAGCAGCGGCAGGATATCGAAAGGATGCTGGGACGCCAGTTGAATAACTGGACAAAACATCTTAAGGGGTATGACGGATGGCCTTATGGTGATATCCCGGTTAAAGTGGTGGGCTGGGCTGTTGCCAATCCCGCGCAAATTCTTAACAAGCAACCAAATGAAATCGTTTACACGCAAACGATTGTGGATGAGCTTAGCAAAACTGACCCACGCATTCCGGCGGCCCTCCCCGTTGCTCCCAGCGCGTTGTCCCGGTTCGATCACTTTACCGACCCGAATTATGCATATCCCGGAGGATTGGACAAGCGGTTTGACATGTATTTGTGGGGTACGACTAATTTTGGCGGCGGCGCCGGAGGCGATTGGGGACAGCGCATGTCGGACGATTATATTTTGAGCACGGTCAACAACAACGAGATTCAGATTACAGAGCATGAGATCGGCCACGGTTTCGGCATGCCGGACTTCTATGGAGAGAATGATCGTCCGCAGGGAGGGTTCCCGGTGCCGACGATTATGTGGGCGGGCAACTCGGCGAAGATCACGGATTGGGATGTATGGCTGCTTCGCTATACCTGGAGCCAGCTCAAGCAGGATTCGCAGCGGTTCCGCTTGTAA
- a CDS encoding transposase, producing MEANAGTELQPFSSRFNSEQDCMEALIAMKWPNGFVCPRCAHTRCSRLTSRHIPLFECGKCKHQTSPLVGTIFEGTHLPLVKWFQALELFLLEGGISALRLRKEIRVAYKTAWLVLHKIRHAVGEFDARELLSGDVKVNSDQYGRNPSRCQLSHPYASAVVAGCTVTESGEPEQVKIRLVPHKRGGEKRANRHDLTAFIGGHVDVRTSAVQLFPQAFRLYAPLRKVVREAWESLKSTYGALGLKHLQAYLNEYTGRRRLRLQGGLPGAEETMRQKLLRMCVAIPAIPYRRLIARQPNQPLAVVA from the coding sequence ATGGAAGCCAATGCGGGAACGGAACTTCAGCCATTCAGCAGCCGTTTTAACAGCGAGCAGGACTGCATGGAGGCGCTGATCGCGATGAAGTGGCCAAACGGCTTTGTCTGCCCGCGCTGCGCTCACACCCGGTGCAGCCGTCTGACTTCCCGGCATATCCCTTTATTCGAGTGCGGAAAATGCAAGCATCAAACATCGCCTTTGGTCGGCACGATTTTTGAAGGAACGCATCTCCCCTTGGTGAAGTGGTTCCAGGCCCTGGAGTTATTCCTGCTTGAGGGCGGCATCTCAGCGCTGCGGCTGCGCAAGGAGATCCGTGTCGCCTACAAAACCGCCTGGTTAGTGCTGCACAAAATACGTCATGCCGTGGGGGAGTTCGATGCCCGGGAGCTGCTCTCCGGAGACGTGAAGGTGAACAGCGATCAGTATGGGCGTAATCCGTCCCGGTGTCAGCTTTCGCATCCGTACGCCTCGGCGGTCGTAGCGGGATGCACGGTCACGGAGTCGGGCGAGCCGGAACAGGTCAAAATCCGCCTGGTGCCGCATAAGCGGGGAGGCGAAAAGAGGGCAAACCGTCACGATCTAACCGCGTTTATTGGCGGGCATGTGGATGTCCGTACATCGGCGGTACAGTTGTTCCCTCAGGCCTTTCGGCTGTATGCTCCCTTGCGGAAAGTGGTGAGAGAGGCGTGGGAATCGCTGAAGAGTACGTATGGAGCCTTGGGACTGAAGCATCTGCAGGCGTACCTGAACGAATACACCGGACGCCGCCGGCTGCGCCTGCAAGGAGGACTGCCGGGAGCGGAAGAAACAATGCGGCAGAAGTTACTACGCATGTGTGTGGCGATTCCGGCGATCCCTTACCGCCGGCTGATCGCACGCCAACCGAACCAGCCCCTTGCGGTTGTAGCCTGA
- a CDS encoding aldo/keto reductase translates to MTLETKTAEAANGVKIPQLGFGVYKINKYAEFETAIVKAIRTGYRHFDTAKIYGNEEALGREIQKSGVPREQFFITSKVWNTDLGYKTGKKAFEQSLKKLNLDYLDMYLIHFEAPGYLEMWRAMEELYAEGKIKVIGVANFEIGHLEHLLSHAEIPPMINQIETHPEFAQNELHEYMLKHRILHEAWGPLGQGNKALLEHPVLQQIAGRHQKSVAQVTLRWHLQRGIIVIPKSSNPQRIRENSEIFDFELTGEDMERIAGLDTGKRYAISPTGYIIHPLYNKLLIGR, encoded by the coding sequence ATGACTTTGGAGACAAAGACGGCAGAAGCGGCGAATGGCGTTAAAATCCCTCAACTGGGCTTTGGGGTCTACAAAATTAATAAATACGCCGAGTTTGAAACGGCGATTGTCAAGGCGATCCGCACCGGTTACCGCCATTTCGATACGGCCAAAATCTACGGCAACGAAGAAGCGCTAGGAAGAGAGATTCAGAAGAGCGGAGTACCGCGTGAGCAATTTTTTATCACCTCCAAGGTCTGGAACACGGATTTAGGTTACAAAACGGGGAAGAAGGCGTTTGAGCAAAGCCTTAAAAAGCTGAACCTCGATTACCTCGATATGTACCTCATTCATTTTGAGGCACCGGGTTACCTGGAAATGTGGCGGGCGATGGAGGAGTTATACGCGGAAGGGAAAATCAAGGTGATCGGTGTGGCCAATTTTGAGATCGGGCATCTCGAGCATTTGCTGAGCCACGCGGAAATCCCGCCGATGATTAACCAGATTGAGACCCACCCGGAGTTTGCACAAAACGAACTGCACGAGTACATGCTGAAACACCGGATTTTGCACGAGGCCTGGGGGCCGCTTGGTCAAGGGAATAAAGCGTTACTGGAACATCCGGTCTTGCAACAAATCGCCGGCCGGCACCAAAAATCCGTGGCCCAGGTCACTTTGCGCTGGCATCTGCAGCGGGGAATCATCGTTATTCCAAAATCCTCCAATCCGCAAAGAATCCGCGAGAACAGCGAAATCTTCGACTTCGAACTCACCGGCGAAGACATGGAGAGGATTGCCGGGCTCGATACGGGAAAAAGATATGCGATCAGCCCGACCGGTTATATCATCCATCCATTATACAATAAGCTGTTGATCGGCAGATGA
- a CDS encoding RrF2 family transcriptional regulator, whose product MAYSTALSQAVSILLYIHGISEEPCANFLSTKVISEQLNIPMPTTVKVIRNLSNAKLTVAKEGAKGGIMLAKPLTEITLLDVFLAVEPGKPLFKLHTDVAVQGKDAEVAAIQQKLSGRLQAAEQTLRQSLAEVRLIDLIK is encoded by the coding sequence ATGGCTTATTCCACGGCGTTGTCGCAGGCGGTTTCCATATTGCTTTATATTCACGGGATCTCGGAGGAGCCCTGCGCGAACTTTTTATCGACCAAGGTCATTTCCGAGCAATTGAACATTCCCATGCCGACCACGGTCAAAGTGATTCGGAACTTGAGCAATGCCAAGCTTACGGTGGCCAAGGAGGGGGCAAAAGGCGGTATTATGCTGGCCAAGCCTTTAACGGAAATCACTCTGCTGGACGTATTCTTGGCGGTGGAACCGGGCAAGCCTTTATTCAAGCTTCATACGGATGTGGCGGTGCAAGGCAAAGACGCCGAAGTCGCCGCAATCCAGCAAAAGCTGAGCGGCCGCCTTCAAGCGGCGGAACAGACGCTGCGGCAATCGCTCGCGGAAGTTAGATTAATTGATTTGATAAAGTAA